A stretch of the Drosophila sulfurigaster albostrigata strain 15112-1811.04 chromosome 2L, ASM2355843v2, whole genome shotgun sequence genome encodes the following:
- the LOC133850591 gene encoding serine/threonine-protein kinase TBK1 — protein sequence MSFLRGSLNYVWCTTSVLGKGATGSVFQGVNKTTGESVAVKTFNPYSHMRPADVQMREFEALKKVNHENIVKLLAIEEDQEGRGKVIVMELCTGGSLFNILDDPENSYGLPEHEFLLVLEHLCAGMKHLRDNKLVHRDLKPGNIMKFISEDGQTIYKLTDFGAARELEDNQPFASLYGTEEYLHPDLYERAVLRKSIQRSFTANVDLWSIGVTLYHVATGNLPFRPYGGRKNRETMHQITTKKASGVISGTQLAENGPIEWSTTLPPHAHLSQGLKTLVTPLLAGLLEENREKTWSFDRFFQEVTLILRKRVIHVFFTNRTTSVEVFLEPDEQIDNFRERIFLQTEVPLEKQILLFNNEHLEKKVTPRTIAKAFPGTTTEQPIFLYSNDDNNVQLPQQLELPKFPVFPPNVSVENDASLAKTACSVGHECKRRVDIFTTMDILIKKGVEQFIEMLITTITLLLKKTKSFDNLLSTVVDYADVVQNMSRVTKGDQELKSLLSALETVKSDFDAAADVITQMHKHFVTDDELNEQWTSSMHGKKCPCRTRASAQAKYLVERLRDSWQHLLRDRATRTLTYNDEQFHALEKIKVDHNGKRIKQLLLDNVNPAVAQMAECLADWYKLAQTVYLKTQILEKDVRDCERKLYDIRDELYHIKSEQKLDVDTKNISSNNQLAKIEERNRLRIMKQQQLEVMAVMRKNSELIALLSNLGIIDGKVNGS from the exons ATGTCATTCCTGCGTGGTTCACTGAACTATGTTTGGTGCACTACCAGCGTGCTGGGCAAAGGCGCCACCGGTTCTGTGTTTCag GGCGTTAACAAGACAACTGGTGAATCGGTGGCCGTCAAGACTTTCAATCCATATAGCCATATGCGTCCTGCTGACGTTCAAATGCGCGAATTCGAAGCACTCAAGAAGGTGAACCATGAAAACATTGTCAAACTGCTGGCCATCGAGGAGGATCAGGAAGGACGTGGTAAAGTCATTGTCATGGAGCTCTGCACAGGCGGCAGTCTTTTCAACATACTCGATGATCCCGAGAACTCTTATGGGCTACCAGAGCACGAATTCCTGCTGGTGCTGGAGCATCTGTGTGCCGGCATGAAGCATTTGCGTGACAATAAACTTGTGCATCGTGATCTCAAGCCTGGTAACATAATGAAATTCATCTCTGAAGATGGCCAGACAATCTATAAACTAACAGACTTTGGTGCTGCGCGAGAACTCGAGGATAATCAACCCTTTGCCTCGCTCTACGGCACAGAGGAGTACTTGCATCCTGATCTCTACGAGCGTGCCGTGTTGCGCAAGTCCATACAACGCTCATTTACCGCTAATGTGGATCTGTGGTCCATTGGCGTCACCCTCTACCATGTGGCTACTGGAAATTTGCCCTTTCGTCCCTATGGAGGTCGCAAGAATCGCGAGACAATGCATCAGATAACCACCAAGAAGGCATCGGGCGTTATTTCGGGCACTCAGCTGGCCGAGAATGGTCCCATCGAATGGTCCACCACACTGCCACCACATGCACATCTCTCACAAGGTCTCAAAACACTCGTGACGCCACTTTTAGCCGGCTTGCTGGAGGAGAATCGTGAGAAGACTTGGTCGTTTGATCGGTTCTTTCAGGAGGTTACTTTAATACTGCGCAAACGTGTCATTCATGTGTTCTTCACGAATCGCACCACTTCGGTGGAAGTTTTTCTGGAGCCGGACGAGCAGATCGACAACTTCCGGGAGCGCATCTTTCTGCAGACCGAAGTGCCATTGGAGAAGCAAATACTGCTGTTCAACAACGAGCATCTAGAGAAGAAGGTGACGCCACGAACCATAG CCAAGGCGTTTCCTGGCACAACCACAGAGCAGCCAATATTCCTCTACAGcaatgatgataataatgtGCAGTTGCCACAGCAGTTGGAGCTGCCCAAGTTCCCAGTATTTCCGCCAAACGTCTCCGTTGAAAACGATGCCAGTTTGGCAAAG ACAGCATGCAGCGTTGGGCATGAATGCAAGCGACGAGTGGACATATTTACCACAATGGACATATTGATCAAGAAGGGTGTCGAGCAATTTATCGAGATGTTGATTACCACAATTACCTTACTGTTGAA AAAAACGAAGAGCTTTGACAATTTGCTGTCGACTGTGGTGGACTATGCAGATGTGGTGCAGAACATGAGTCGAGTG ACAAAAGGAGATCAGGAGCTAAAGAGCTTGCTTAGCGCCTTGGAGACTGTGAAATCAGATTTCGATGCAGCAGCCGATGTGATAACACAAATGCACAAACACTTTGTTACAGACGACGAACTCAA TGAACAGTGGACATCGTCGATGCATGGCAAAAAGTGTCCATGCCGCACTCGAGCGAGTGCTCAAGCCAAGTATTTGGTGGAACGTTTGCGTGATTCGTGGCAACACCTTTTGCGGGATCGTGCTACACGTACATTGACCTACAACGATGAACAGTTCCATGCCCTGGAAAAGATCAAGGTGGATCACAATGGCAAACGCATCAAGCAATTGCTGCTGGACAATGTCAATCCGGCTGTTGCACAAATGGCCGAGTGCCTGGCGGATTGGTATAAATTGGCGCAAACCGTTTATCTTAAGACACAAATCTTGGAGAAGGATGTGCGTGATTGTGAACGCAAATTATATGATATACGCGACGAGCTGTATCACATCAAGTCGGAACAGAAGCTCGATGTGGATACTAAGAACATTTCGAGCAACAAtcaattggccaaaattgAGGAACGCAATCGGTTGCGCATTatgaaacagcagcaactggaaGTCATGGCTGTGATGCGAAAGAATAGTGAACTTATTGCGCTCCTAAGCAATTTGGGCATTATCGATGGCAAAGTAAATGGTAGCTAG
- the LOC133850593 gene encoding uncharacterized protein LOC133850593 gives MFGLLSIIASAIDAALLQPIAATIETIAAAVYYFFAVSWLIGYCLVQTAGFIWKLLCDGFELATIVGIECRLYYVELRNVICDAYDYIYHGTGDGLQLADNITRGIGLFVSNLLIGLGNLTLWLLMLVPYTVLALLDYVILLLEHLGNYLLGIGTYLLLNIFRLSIGIAVLLVLYMFRRYVYLCVLMLLHKLHSQLSQTWQWTWMFLERKCSWLLHKFEVNEASHPASSRSDCCVVCIERKRNIVLLPCRHLCLCKECSQQLPRYEGGNRCPMCRDYVESVLPIYS, from the coding sequence ATGTTTGGATTACTGAGCATAATTGCCAGCGCTATTGATGCGGCACTGCTGCAGCCTATTGCGGCCACAATTGAGACGATTGCAGCAGCTGTTTACTACTTTTTTGCTGTAAGCTGGTTAATCGGCTATTGCCTCGTTCAAACTGCCGGCTTCATTTGGAAACTCCTCTGCGATGGCTTCGAGCTGGCTACAATTGTTGGAATTGAGTGTCGTCTGTACTACGTGGAGCTACGCAACGTGATCTGCGATGCCTATGATTACATTTATCATGGTACTGGAGATGGATTACAGCTGGCAGACAACATAACCAGAGGAATTGGTTTGTTTGTGAGCAATCTACTCATCGGATTGGGAAATCTGACGCTGTGGCTACTGATGCTGGTGCCGTATACCGTTCTCGCTCTGCTGGATTATGTTATACTGCTGCTTGAACATTTAGGCAATTACCTCTTGGGTATTGGGACATATCTTCTACTCAATATCTTCCGTCTGTCCATTGGTATCGCTGTGCTCCTCGTGCTATACATGTTTCGTCGCTACGTCTATCTGTGTGTATTGATGCTGCTTCATAAGCTGCATTCTCAGTTGTCGCAAACATGGCAGTGGACGTGGATGTTTCTCGAACGCAAATGCTCGTGGCTACTGCACAAATTTGAGGTGAACGAGGCATCGCACCCTGCAAGCAGCCGCTCGGATTGTTGTGTTGTCTGCATCGAACGTAAACGCAATATTGTCCTGCTACCATGTCGCCATCTCTGCCTATGCAAGGAGTGCTCCCAGCAACTGCCTCGCTACGAAGGTGGCAATCGTTGCCCAATGTGTCGTGACTATGTGGAATCAGTACTGCCCATTTACTCCTAG
- the LOC133850590 gene encoding probable nuclear hormone receptor HR38 isoform X2: MLLLQPNSSFSSLTSFDNFSTQSATTTTTTTSAATATASHHHHQHQQHQQHHHQQQHQQQQQQHRQLQQPLQQQLLPQQQQHLLLPSGSQDTLLSHEEDQLISNLADAAVSHSELFSDLFFPSDSNNSLLSPALEQSVASYPDTPAHVDTALGSSEDLTSSLENLTKLTCLRDKRLSSIQDQPLALGSSHSPSSSEQDHHSLCLLSLRSSSDPAIALHAQQQQQQQQQQQQEQHQQQQQQQLQASQLLISPIGGPLSCGSSLPSFQETYSLKYNSSSSPKQSNSSSSTSSAGPATASAATPTDQILTLKMDEDCFPLTTAAEVIAGLSAGPTSAQLQTLHQMQSQQQQQQPSHAGNNSGGNSSNGYNYHGHFNAINGASNPSPSSSASSLYEYNGVPSQNDGFYGQQQQQQSFHHNYNTLNGERYSLPTFPTISELEAATAAAVAAANSTNSNSNSLVVVPPLRRASLPVQRSVSPAAAAAASSSVAHSPKLAKLSLGPRHSHAQVLLSSAPNSAASSPASGAGGELLQAGRLLQSAGATSQLCAVCGDTAACQHYGVRTCEGCKGFFKRTVQKGSKYVCLADKSCPVDKRRRNRCQFCRFQKCLVVGMVKEVVRTDSLKGRRGRLPSKPKSPQESPPSPPISLITALVRSHVDTTPDPSCLDYTHYEQPLDQLTPGLGMSEADKVQQFYQLLTNSVDVIKQFAEKIPGYLDLTPEDQELLFQSASLELFVLRLSYRARSDDTKLIFCNGTVLHRSQCQRSFGEWLNGIMEFSRSLHNLEIDISAFACLCALTLITERHGLREPKKVEQLQMKIIGSLRDHVTYNAEAQKKQHYFSRLLGKLPELRSLSVQGLQRIFYLKLEDLVPAPSLIENMFVTTLPF; the protein is encoded by the exons ATGTTACTTCTGCAACCCAAT AGCTCGTTTAGTTCACTGACGTCGTTCGACAATTTCTCAACGCAATCcgcgacgacgacaacgacgacgacgtcggcagccacagccacagcatcccatcatcatcaccagcatcaacaacaccagcagcatcatcatcagcagcaacatcagcagcagcagcaacagcatcgccAACTGCAGCAGCCTCTTCAACAGCAGTTGCTccctcaacaacaacagcacctgCTGTTGCCCTCGGGCAGCCAGGATACGCTGCTGTCCCATGAGGAGGATCAGCTGATCAGCAATCTAGCCGACGCGGCCGTTTCGCACAGTGAACTCTTCTCGGATCTATTCTTTCCCTCGGACTCCAACAACTCGCTGCTGTCGCCCGCCTTGGAGCAATCGGTGGCCAGCTATCCGGATACGCCGGCCCATGTGGACACCGCTCTGGGCAGCAGCGAGGATCTGACCAGCTCCCTTGAGAATCTGACCAAGTTGACGTGTCTGCGCGACAAGCGTTTGTCCTCCATACAGGATCAGCCGCTCGCGTTGGGCAGCAGTCACAGTCCCAGCTCCTCGGAGCAGGATCATCACTCCCTCTGCCTGCTGAGCTTGCGTTCCAGCAGCGATCCCGCCATTGCGTTGCAcgctcagcagcaacagcaacagcagcaacaacagcagcaagaacaacaccagcagcagcaacagcaacagttgcaggcATCACAGCTTTTGATCTCACCCATTGGCGGCCCGTTGTCGTGTGGCAGCAGCTTGCCCAGCTTCCAGGAGACCTACTCCCTTAAatacaatagcagcagcagtcccAAGCAATCGAATTCATCCTCCTCGACCTCCTCAGCTGGCCCCGCTACCGCCTCCGCCGCCACGCCCACAGATCAGATTCTAACGCTCAAAATGGATGAGGATTGCTTTCCTCTGACCACCGCAGCCGAGGTGATTGCCGGTCTCAGTGCTGGACCAACTTCAGCGCAGTTGCAGACTCTGCATCAGATGCagtcacaacagcaacagcaacaaccgtCGCATgccggcaacaacagcggcggcaacagcagcaatggctACAACTATCATGGCCACTTCAATGCCATCAATGGCGCTTCCAATCCCTCGCCCAGCAGCTCGGCCAGCTCGCTCTACGAGTACAATGGCGTGCCCAGCCAGAACGATGGTTTCTacggccaacagcagcaacagcaaagcttTCATCAC AACTACAATACGCTCAATGGCGAACGCTACTCGCTGCCCACATTCCCCACCATCTCGGAGTTGGAGGCAGCCAccgccgctgccgttgccgcaGCCAACTCCAcaaactccaactccaattcGCTGGTGGTTGTGCCGCCTCTGCGTCGCGCCTCCTTGCCCGTCCAACGCTCCGTCTCgcccgccgccgccgccgccgcctcctcctccgtTGCGCACAGTCCCAAGCTGGCGAAGCTGTCCCTCGGACCGCGTCACAGCCATGCTCAAGTGCTGCTCAGCTCGGCGCCCAATTCAGCAGCTAGTTCGCCGGCAAGCGGCGCTGGCGGAGAACTGTTGCAAGCAGGACGTTTGCTGCAGTCGGCTGGCGCCACTTCGCAGCTCTGCGCCGTCTGCGGCGACACCGCAGCCTGTCAGCACTATGGGGTGCGGACCTGTGAGGGTTGCAAGGGCTTCTTCAAGCGCACCGTGCAGAAGGGTTCGAAGTACGTGTGCTTGGCGGACAAGAGTTGTCCGGTGGACAAGCGACGACGCAATCGGTGTCAGTTCTGTCGCTTCCAGAAGTGTTTGGTTGTCGGCATGGTCAAGGAAGTGGTGCGCACGGATTCGCTGAAGGGTCGACGTGGTCGTCTGCCCTCCAAGCCCAAATCGCCACAAGAGTCGCCACCATCGCCGCCCATTTCGTTGATCACGGCGCTGGTCCGCAGTCATGTGGACACCACACCGGATCCCTCGTGCCTCGATTACACGCACTACGAGCAGCCGCTGGATCAACTAACTCCGGGACTGGGCATGAGTGAGGCGGACAAGGTGCAGCAATTCTATCAGCTGCTCACTAATTCGGTGGATGTGATCAAGCAGTTTGCCGAGAAGATTCCCGGCTACTTGGATCTAACACCCGAGGATCAGGAGCTGCTGTTTCAGTCCGCTTCGCTGGAGCTGTTTGTGCTGCGTCTCTCGTATCGCGCTCGCAGCGATGACACCAAGCTGATCTTCTGCAATGGCACCGTCTTGCATCGCAGTCAATGCCAGCGCAGCTTTGGCGAGTGGCTCAATGGCATCATGGAGTTTAGTCGCAGTCTGCACAATCTCGAGATTGACATATCAGCTTTTGCCTGCCTCTGCGCTCTCACTTTGATCACAG AACGCCACGGCTTGCGTGAGCCAAAGAAGGTGGAGcagctgcaaatgaaaatcattGGCAGCCTGCGTGATCATGTCACCTACAATGCCGAGGCCCAAAAGAAGCAACATTACTTCAGTCGTCTGCTCGGCAAACTCCCCGAGCTGCGTTCACTGAGCGTGCAGGGATTGCAGCGTATCTTCTATCTGAAGCTGGAGGATCTGGTGCCGGCGCCGTCGCTCATTGAGAACATGTTTGTGACAACGCTGCCCTTCTAA